GTCGAAACATGGTTGGTTGGACTACAAAGTGGGGCCTCTGGAAACATTCGGGAAAGCCATGGCTCAGAACCTCGGACTgattccttctcccactcccccaggcTTACCTGCGAGCCATCGATGTGAAGATCCTGCAGCAGCTGCTGACCTTGAATGAGGGCATCGAGGCTGTGCGCTGGCTGTTGGAGGAGAGGGGGACATTGACCAGCCGCTGCAGCAGCCTCACCAGCAGCCAGTATAGCCTGACAGGCGGGAGCCCGGGCCGCTCAAGGCGAGGCAGCTGGGACAGCCTGCCAGACACCAGCGCCACTGACCGGCTGGACAGTCTCTCCATTGGCAGCTTCCTAGACACGGTGGCCCCCAGCGAGCTGGATGAACAGggccctcctggggctccccgTCCTGAGATGGACTGGGCCAAGGTTATCCCCAGTGGGGACAGGGCCAGGACTGAGGTGGACCTGACAGCCAGCAGGCTAGGAAGCTTGAGGGCTGAGTGGAAGCCCCCCGGGGAGGGGCTCCGAGGAGGACCTCCTGGGCCACTAGAGGATGAAAGTGCCAAACTGGGCTTTGAGACCCACTGGTACTGGCAGTGCCAGGATGATGTGACCTTCTTATAACAACTTTCCCACCCTTTTGTATTCCTATGGCTCTTTCATCACTAGGCCCTGGTCTCCCTAAAATTTATTCTCCCTCATTCTGGGTCTAGGAAGAGGCTGCACTGAAATCAGTTACCATGGAAACTTGGCCGTATCATCCTTCTGGTCCCTGAGGAGGCTCTGCCTTTATCCCTTAATTATTGGGACCCTAGAGCTATTTCCACAGATACATTGACCCTAGAGGCGTGACCTGTGGCTTCTGGTACAGTAgtatcttcccctcccctctgcaactAGGTAAGGATTTGAGGGATTTAGGACACCTAAGAGATCGCTGATGAAGAGATGGCGGTGTAATTACCTCACCCAACATCTAGGAGTCTTGGCCCCCCTCTTGGCCAAGATGGAGAACTGTGGAGGGACATGGACGGACATTCAGGGCCAACCCTCCATGGATTGGCCCTCCCAGAAGCCTTTGGGATCGGTAGAACCATCCCTTCCTGTCTGGTGAGTGAGGTCATTTCCTGCCAGGATGGATTAGCCTTTCCTCTGTACCAGTCTCTCAGGGTTGGTAGGTCAGTGTAGGGGTTGCTGAGCCCCTGCTGCTAGGTGAGGCCATACTGTTTTTTCTCCATACCCTTTCCCCTTCCTGGTAGGAAAGCTGCTCACAGTCAGAAGTTTGTGCTTCTTTTCAGAAAGATTCTTACTTTTTAAACGGGGTGTTCTCATTTTAATTCTAGAGGGTCTCATTTCCTCCGTGGCCACATCCTGGTCTGATGCCAGCACTCGTGTATCTGTGCTTTTAGGGAGGGAAATGCAGGGGCCTCTCTCTCAAAAGTTTGTCTGGCCTGCCCTGTTTGGTCCCCTGTCTTTTGCTGGCCCTGGGTTGCCCCCATTCTTGTATTTTGGCTCCAAATCTGTCTGCCAGGAGGTTCAGCCTTTGTGTCTCCACACCTTCTTGGTTTCCACTTCCACAGGCCTTTTATATGCAGATGAGTCCCCCATCCACATCCCCCCCATTGCTGATGGAaatcagagggaggagaagcttGAAGTCTCTGAGCTCTGGGGGTGTATCATAATTTCCAAAGGGAGGGAGGTGTCCTCTCTGATCCTGTgatttcccttcccccatcctgccCCAGACCTTCCACCATTTGGTCACAAGGATGCCTGCCAGAGGCTGAGACACAAGAAATCCCCTTGTCTGTGTTAcaatgggtggtggtggtggggggtgtgtgGCAGGGAAAGACAGAGGCTCTTTGGTCCTAGGGCCCACATCCTGGGAGGGGGGAAGATCCAGGGGAAGgctgctttccttcctgccttagAGCAAGCCCTAGACTCCTGGGACCTGAGGAGAGAGCAGGAGACCGGCTCGGCGCCTGGGTGCTAGGGCCCTAGTGAATTACAGCAAAGAAAGAATTCACAGAAGCTGCCAACGTGGGGCCCAAGGAGGGGacaggtggggggggtgggctgTAACTGATGTCAGGGAATGAAGTCTTGGAGATTAACCCTTTGAACCCCAGCTAACTGCCCATGTTTTGGTCCTTGTCTTTCCTGGGGCCTGAAACTAATTATtggaaggcagaaaggagagaaaaggatgTCGGATGATCCTTGCTTAGTTGCTGTGCCATCTTTCATGAAGGAGTCTTCCCCAAATCCTAGAATAACTCCTGCAATTTCCTTACTTTTCATTCTatgctggagaaggaaggaagccaagtTCATCTCTACTTCCCCTAAATTCCTCAAGTTTTGTTCTGCAAGCACCACTCCAGTCCTTCTGGGGCAATACATTCAGCCTGTGGCTCTCCCctaaagactctctctcctcccatcccctcaAAGTGATCAAAGTCTCTGAAGTATATTCTTAGCCTCTCCTCCTTTGCTACCTACCAGCCCTCTCCATACCACCTCTCCTGGTCTTGGGGCTCCTGATTTCCCCTCAGGCTGGGAATTCAAATACCCTTTTCCAGTCCCTACTCTGTTGCCATTTTGTAGTGTGCTATTGGGTAAACTACCTCTTCACTTAGAAGCCTTGTATTCCTTTTTGAAGCTTGCTTGTTTGATTAGGCTACAAACTTCTGAGctgaagcgggggtgggggggtgggggggtgctggtTTTTGCTCGCCCTCTGGTGGCCATTATGTGCCATTGCCAGGAATAGCTGCATAGACCCACAAAGCTGAAGTATATATAGCCTTACAGACCAGCCCCTCAGTGCACAGACAGGCTAGAGAGACAGGCCTAGAGAGGGCAGAGATTTGCCCAGTGTCACCCATTGTAGATCCACGGCAATGCCTGGGTTAGAGAACCCGGATCCATAGGGCCATCACTTGGCCAGCCTGCTtgttcccccccgccccacccagtCAACACCACTCAAACCCAAAGGACAGAAAGCAATTTTTCGGGTTTAATATTTGGGTTAGCCCTACCCTAGAGAGGCAGCTCAGTGTTTGGAGAAAGAACTATAGGCTCTAAGGAAAGAACCTTGGGCTTGGATTGGGTAGAGGGTTCATGAATCTGAACtgcaaatataagaaaattatccTGGACCAACTATTTTTCCAGGAAGGGCCAGCAGGCCCAGATatgatggaggcagagagctCAGCATTTCAGACCTGGAGGttagaagtggggtgggggatggggagcttTAAGATGAGGAAATCCAGAGGGGTCCTGTGGACTTGGGGAGCTCCACAGTTCAAGGGAGTGCAGACGGTTGGATAGGCACAATTGGGTAAAGGCACAATTGGCTCGTGGCAGCCGCAGAAACAACGCCTAGGAGGGTAAAGGGTGGTGCTGCCTGCATGATGGACCATCGAGGAGATATGAGACCACATGAGTGGGCAAGAGTAAGGGCCCGCATTTAGGATGGGATGGTAAGGTTGAGCACTGGGCAGACTGGAAGCTCAGCGGCAGCTTGGGTGAGAAATGCTCGGGGCTTGTAGCAGACAGGCTCACTGTGTGCACGGCGCCGGGCACTACTGGTGCTCAGTAAcacctgttgaatgaatggaagaacaaatgtgTGTAAACCCACAAGGAGAtgtgacttgtttttttttttttttaaagtaggtaaTTAGGTAGTAGTAGGTAATTTAAAACAGTATTCTATTTAATTCTTAGCAATCCTATAAATAATGCATTATTAACAATGTATTGTTGCTTAGACATTTGCTCAAGGTCAGATAGGTAATAAAACAACTGTAATATGAACCTGGGTCAGTCTGGCTGCTTGGGCTTCCAGAAAGTCTTCTCTGATCTGCCACTCTTCAGTGTCACAGACGTTCCTCTTCTAGGAGAACAGTACCGCAGCAGGGCCGAGGTACTAACCTCCTACTGTTGCTGTaatgaattaccacaaacttcACGGCTAAAAACAGCACAGCTTTAGTACCTGACAGCTCTGGAGGTCACAAGTCCCAAATCGGTTTCACTGGGCTAAATTAAAGTCAAGGTGTTGACCTGTCTGTATTCCTCCTGGAGACTCCAGGGGagaattcatttctttgccttttgcagctcctagaggctgcctgcattccttgactcatggccccttcctccatcttcaaggcaGCAGAtgtcattttctctcctctctgacctctgctcCCATCCTTTCATCTCtttctaattctctttctcttaggCTTGTGGTTCTATTGGGCCCCCTGGGATGATCTAGGATCCTCTCCCCATGCCAAGATCCTTCATGTGACCTTCTCTTCTAAGTCCCTTTTGTCATCAAAGGTAAAATATTCATGGGCTTTGAGGATTAGAACATGAACATCTTTGGAGGAAgagccattattcagcctactaaAGGCAGAGATGGAGGGTGGGCAGATGGAGACACGCTGGCCCAGAACGAGCCCCTGTGTTTGTCCAGCCTCCCTCAGCCTGGAGTGAAGGGTGGTGGGAGGGTGGTGGCCCAGGGGAAGGTGGTCAGGTCCAGGCCCCATGTCTGGAGAATGCATCACCACTACCAGGGACAGATGAGactgaaggaagggagaaattcTCAGCTTAGGGAATCTTCAGGCTTGACACTTTCCTGGTGAACATGGTGGAGGGTTCCAGCAGGTTCTGTCCTCGACACTACCTCCTCTTTAGAACCATGCTGTGCTCCTCAAGGTGGAAGATAATTACCAGCAAACTAGCCTGGGCTCTCTCTGGAAAGGGTAGATTCGTTgtcacctttttgtttttattttttttaagattttattttacttatttgacagaaagagcacaagcagggggagcagcaggcagagggagagggagaagcaggctctcactgagcagaaagcccgatgcggggctccatcccaggaccctgggtttcgtgacctgagcagaaggcagacgcttaaccgactgagccacccaggcgcccctccttgtcagctttttaaattattattttttattccttagcAAGTTAAACCACGCTCTTCAGAGCATGGTGAACTCTCATCCTCAGTTGATACTAGGCCcctttattgctttattttcttctttggatcCTTGAGCCCTATTCTCATTCCTCTCCCTGACCTAGGCATGCCCTCTAATGTTTTAGTATGTGTTTGGATATGTTTGTatctttattgatatataattgcaTACTtgtatgttttaatatatataaatggtatTCTTTTACAATAAGCTAACTTCCATAACGAATTGCCCCATATTTCAGTGTTTTAAcacaataaagatttatttttcacttacagGGACGCGCAGGTGTTCCTGCTTGGACTCCTCTCTTCCACTGTTCATGTCAGGTCCCAGGCTCCTTCTGTTTTTCAGGCGGTGATAGCCTGATTCTGCATCATAGAGTTCCTGTCAACTCTTTTGCCAAATTGTTTTGACATCCATTAATACCCATTTTATTGATTGGTTATTTCACTAGAGATTACAAAATGATGACTTTTCTCATGCTATTATGCCctcttttattagttctaaccTATACAGAAACACTTCACATCCTCTAGGAGTATTTCATTAccctaaaataatgtttaaaccAGAAGAGCAAGATGAATGCTTAAGTCTTTTCCcttatttatcctttttaaaGTAGTAAATCGATGCCCTAGCAACTTGGTGtttgatgattttgttttgttttgctctctctttaaattattattgtgaatttgtagtttttaatatatttaatcttttaatcacttacagttgttttgttttatataaaatttcaagcATAGACAAAAGTAGACAAAAtagtacagttgactcttgaacgaTGCCAtaggttaggggcactgaccccctgcCCAGTTGAAAGTCcgcatgtaacttttgactctgCAAAAACTTAACCGTTAATAGCCTAATGTTGACTGAAAGCCTTACTGATGACAGTcaattaaacatattttgtgtgttctctgtattatatatttttcttacaataaagtaagctagagaaaagaaaatgttattaagaaaatcataaggaagagaaaatacatttacagtactatactgtatttacaaaaacaaaatccatgtataagtggacctgtacAGTTCACACCCATTTTTCAAGGGTCGACTGTATAGTATACAaacccccacatacacacacacacacacacacacacatacacacagtaaAATACCTCATGAGTATATATTAATACTTTCAATTCAAATTCAAGATTAAAGGGCTTTTACTCAATCTCTTGTCTAGCTCCTTTTTTCTGTACAAAGAATCCTGGTTTTCAAGGACACAGGTGATAATAGAATTAGAATACTCCATAATTACTCATTTCTTTTATCTCATCCACAAAGCACTCTCAGAATAACAATATTAATACTACCACCAATATGATTAGTGAAAACATTAAGAAAGTATTTTGCAAATGCATTTCCCACTCTTTACCTCATTAAAAAACTTTGTAGTAAATCATTGTCAGGGAATAtaatcattatataatatatcTCCCCTTCTTAGCCCTTCTATAAGTTTTAGTTCTACAAGTAATCTTATAATTAACATTAATCTCTAGTCTTTACATCATTCTACTCACTTTGGTTGTCGGAAGCTGATTTTCTAGTAGATTCCCCAGGAAGGGCACTTGACAATACTATTCTCTGAGACCTTGCATGTTGATAAGTTTGTGCCCTTTATACGTACAAAGTCTGTTTTGCTAGGTTCACACTTTCCTTTCTTGGGTCTCTTAAAtgttacttcattttcttctggcaTAAAGTGTTACTGTTAAAGCCTaatgatgatttcatttttcctctgtgtgcgcgtgtggtgtgtgtgtgtgtttagatgcccaaaagattttttcattttcttttaagttcagtcattttaggggcacctggctggctcagtcattggagcatacgactcttgatctcagggttgtgagttcaagcccttcgttgggtgtagagattacttaaaaataaaatctttaaaataaaataaacttcatcGTTTAATTAGAATTTCTCAGTGCTGGTCATTTTGGGACCACATTCTCAGCTTTGCAGTATGCTCTCTGAATACatagtttcaagtttttctttatttcaggaaACTTTCTTGAATAGTTTTTAGTATTCTGTTCCTTTGCTCTGGTTTTCTTCTGGGACTCATCTAtctaatttttttatctttttgcctattttcattatttgtcaACGTCtaactctttatctcttcatatttttttattttaaacatttcctcttTTCCACAGATGTCGCAGATAGAAGCATCATCTCGTGTCCACTGTTCTTGCATTCTTTCTAGTTTAGTCTTCacttctgaaatgatttttttctttcatttctcattccaTCCTGAGTACTGTTGCATCATGTCTGaatttttctaattctgatttaTGTTGTCCCTTCATGTATCATATCATGTTCTTAGTGTCTTTTGGCTTGTTTTGAAATAGAAGTTACCAgttttggtctgttttgtggCGTGCCTTTCTCATGTGCTTCATTATCCATAGTAATGTGACTTTTATGGTTCTTTTACAACTTTATACGGGATTTGACCTTGATACTTTTCTATTGttcattttctgtgaaattaGTTTTCCTGAACTTAAAAAATGAGGTAGGGTTCAGAAAAGCTTGTATCACATCACAGAGCTCCCTTTTCTGTTACTTTATCCGGCTTGCTTTCTGGGATATCCCGGCTCTGTTCCCCTCCTCTAGGCTGGTagcctcttccctttccttcctctgtgttgTCCCCACCCTACTACATTTTGATTCCACTTCTCCTCGGGGTGGGGCTTGGTACTAGAAGGAAGCCCTGGTGGGGCAGTGTGACAGTTCGTAGGAGCCAGACCTGCCCCAGTGCCTTTGCCCTTCTCACTGCAGGCCCTTGGCACTCACCTGCTATTTTAGATGGCAGATCCCTCCTAGGTTCATTTACTTTTCTCAGTTGGCCTATCTAGATTCCGGTGACCATCTGGAGGCTTTTTTTGAGTTCTCCTGGTCTTATTCTGTCAGAGGCCATCCCTTTGTTCCCTTCTTTCGCTTGCACAGATGCTGATCCTGTGCGGGTCTGGTGACTGTTAGTAGTTTTTCCCACTTGCTTTTATCAGGGGATTGTGGAGATGCCTCTGTCACCAAATTTTGTTGTAAATCTTgtccatgttttttgtttgttttttctttttacttttatctccAGTCACCGCATAAGTTTTTATGTGGGGACCTGAAGACATAGAACTGTGCTGCCACCATTGCCggcatcttcccagaatcctctcccTTTTATCCTTTGATGTCTGTAAAACTTGTAGTCATATCCTCTCTTCCATTCCTGATATGAATaatttgtgcttctttttttttttttaagattttatttatttatttgacagagagagagccagcgagagagggaacgcaagagggggagtgggagaggaagaagcagggtcccagcggagaagcccgatgcggggctcgatcccagggctctgggatcacaccctgagctgaaggcagatgcttaacgactgagccacccaggtgcccctaatttgtgcttctttattttattcttgatcaATCTTCCTAGGAGTTTACccagtttattaatatttttaaagaactagcttttggctttgttaattttctctgttgttcATTTTGTAGTCATagaattttaatctttatttcctttattctattttgggtttaatttgctcatCTTTATCTAGTTTCTTAAGCGGAAACTTAGATAATTGATTGTTATCTCTTTATCTCTGTTATCTCTATTCTATCTCTATTTTACAATATaagctataaatttctctttaagcaCTGATTTACCCACATTTCATactttcgttttttgttttttgttttttttgagacagagagagcaagcagaaagggcagagggagagagaatcttaagcacgctccatgcccagcacagagccctactcggggctcaatcccacaaccctgagatcatgacctgaatagaaatcaagagccagatgcttaactgactgagccacccaggtgcctccatctcatacatttttaatatattttattattattatcatacaactaaaaatgttttatgatttcctttgctatttcttctttggcccatgAGTTAATTAGAAGCATATTGCTTACCAGGTTTTTGGGGCTTTTTAGAAAgcttgttattgatttctaatttaaatacagaaaatatattctgtatgatgtctatttttaaaaatttactgagtttttttATGGTCCAGAATATGACCTTTCTGGGTGAATGTTTCATAtccccttgaaaagaatgtgcactTTGGAGTTGTTTTGTATGATGTCATACAAATGTCAGTTAGGTCAAAGTACTTGATAGTGTTGGTTTAGTGTATCCTTGCTGAATTTTTatctgctccatgctcagct
This window of the Ailuropoda melanoleuca isolate Jingjing chromosome 2, ASM200744v2, whole genome shotgun sequence genome carries:
- the LURAP1 gene encoding leucine rich adaptor protein 1, which codes for MEGTAESQTPDLRDVEGKVGRKTPEGLLRGLRGEWEPGTSGALLLPGAPSPGHGHGLGDKIMALRMELAYLRAIDVKILQQLLTLNEGIEAVRWLLEERGTLTSRCSSLTSSQYSLTGGSPGRSRRGSWDSLPDTSATDRLDSLSIGSFLDTVAPSELDEQGPPGAPRPEMDWAKVIPSGDRARTEVDLTASRLGSLRAEWKPPGEGLRGGPPGPLEDESAKLGFETHWYWQCQDDVTFL